CATGCGCTTGGCGCCGATGGGGCGGATGTGATCTTTACCTCGGGCGCCACGGAAGCAGCGGGTTTGGCCTGTGCCGGGCGGGACCTGCATGGCGCGGCGGTGGAACATGATGCCGTCAGGGCCTGGATCACGCCGGATTTGCCGGTGGATCCGGCAGGCCATGTGGCGGTGAGTGATCCGGCGCAATCGGTGTTGCAACTGGCGAATTCCGAGACCGGGGTGGTGCAGGACCTGCCCCAGGGACTGGCGATGTCGGATATGACGCAGGGGTTTGGCAAACTGCCATTGGCGTTCAACTGGTCCGGCTGCGAGATGGCGGTCATTTCGGCCCATAAGCTGGGCGGGCCCAAGGGGGTCGGCGCCTTGGTGGTCAGGCGCGGCACCGAAGTGGCCGCGCAGATCAGGGGCGGCGGGCAGGAGATGGGCCGTCGGTCGGGCACAGAGAACCTGATCGGGATTGCCGGGTTCGGCGCGGCGGCGGAGGCGGCGGCGCGGGATTTGGCCGAGGGTGTCTGGGATCGGGTTGCGGAATTTAGAAAGATTCTAGAAAAAGTGATTGCAGCCGAGGCAAAAGAGACTATTTTTGTCGGGAAAGGTGGTGCGCGACTGCCCAATACCCTATGCATGCTCACACCCGGTTGGAAAGGTGAGACCCAGGTGATGGCCATGGACCTTGCGGGGTTCGCGGTATCCAGTGGGTCGGCCTGTTCGAGTGGCAAGGTCAGGGCAAGCGGCACCTTGGAGGCC
Above is a genomic segment from Roseovarius bejariae containing:
- a CDS encoding cysteine desulfurase family protein, translating into MSRVYLDYNATAPLRAEARAAMIRAMDLVGNPSSVHAEGRAAKGLIERARGQVAHALGADGADVIFTSGATEAAGLACAGRDLHGAAVEHDAVRAWITPDLPVDPAGHVAVSDPAQSVLQLANSETGVVQDLPQGLAMSDMTQGFGKLPLAFNWSGCEMAVISAHKLGGPKGVGALVVRRGTEVAAQIRGGGQEMGRRSGTENLIGIAGFGAAAEAAARDLAEGVWDRVAEFRKILEKVIAAEAKETIFVGKGGARLPNTLCMLTPGWKGETQVMAMDLAGFAVSSGSACSSGKVRASGTLEAMGIDPEDAACALRVSMGPETTEEDVMRFGEAWLKQWKKHRARAA